In Verrucomicrobiales bacterium, a single window of DNA contains:
- a CDS encoding ABC transporter permease, with protein MFQNIGEIILMLGRTIAALPNSFRQRRKILEQLFEIGNCSLLMACVISLFIGGVVALQSGPVLAERGLASALGGLVGISLAKELSPVMMAVLIAGRIGSAMAAEIGSMQVYQEIDALRTMNINPIHYLVLPRMVAICIALPLLVLFSMLVGWFGGAFVSVVNHQIGITFQTFLGNLKDVVDFKDIMNGLVKSLVFAFMIGTVSCHQGLTTIGGPRGIGRSVTKAVVNSIVMILIADYYLTRFLITFDYD; from the coding sequence ATGTTTCAGAACATAGGCGAAATCATCCTGATGCTGGGCCGGACCATCGCCGCCCTGCCCAACTCGTTCCGCCAGAGGCGTAAGATTCTCGAACAGCTCTTTGAGATCGGCAACTGCAGCCTGCTCATGGCGTGCGTGATTTCGCTGTTCATTGGCGGGGTCGTGGCGCTGCAAAGCGGGCCCGTTCTGGCCGAGCGTGGGTTGGCGTCGGCCTTGGGCGGTTTGGTGGGGATCTCCCTGGCCAAAGAACTGAGCCCGGTCATGATGGCCGTCTTGATCGCCGGCCGAATCGGCTCGGCCATGGCGGCGGAGATCGGTTCGATGCAGGTCTACCAGGAGATCGATGCGCTGCGCACCATGAACATCAATCCGATTCACTACCTGGTGCTGCCCCGGATGGTGGCCATCTGCATCGCCCTGCCTCTGCTGGTGCTCTTCTCCATGCTGGTGGGCTGGTTTGGCGGCGCGTTCGTCTCCGTGGTCAACCACCAGATTGGCATCACTTTTCAGACCTTCCTCGGAAACCTCAAGGATGTCGTCGACTTCAAGGACATCATGAATGGGTTGGTCAAGAGCCTCGTGTTCGCTTTTATGATCGGCACGGTCTCCTGCCACCAGGGACTCACCACCATCGGCGGCCCGCGGGGCATCGGCCGCTCCGTGACCAAGGCCGTGGTCAACTCCATCGTGATGATTCTGATCGCGGATTACTACCTCACCCGCTTCCTGATCACTTTCGACTATGACTGA
- a CDS encoding ATP-binding cassette domain-containing protein, translated as MTEPATHSINVSVRGLRKSYHEQPVLKGIDLSVERGEIFVIMGPSGSGKSVLLKHIIGLETPDEGEILLENQSILHTDVAQRYRLAMVFQSGALLSSLTVAENVGLYLAEHRLKKPAEIDKIVTEKLEFLGLKGVKNKMPSELSGGMKKRVAIARALVIDPQLILYDEPTSELDPLMTITIGEEILALQERIHVTSLVVTHDRDLAFGVADRMAIMSEGEILFVGTPAEVRRSDHPFIRKFLTADFKFQPKED; from the coding sequence ATGACTGAGCCGGCCACTCATAGCATCAATGTGAGCGTTCGCGGGCTCCGGAAGAGCTACCACGAGCAGCCGGTGCTCAAAGGCATCGACCTCAGCGTGGAACGCGGCGAGATCTTCGTGATCATGGGCCCCAGCGGCAGCGGCAAAAGCGTCCTGCTCAAGCATATCATCGGCCTGGAAACTCCGGACGAGGGGGAGATTTTGCTGGAAAACCAGTCCATCCTCCATACGGATGTCGCGCAGCGCTACCGGCTCGCGATGGTGTTTCAATCGGGAGCACTGCTGAGTTCATTGACCGTCGCCGAGAACGTCGGGCTCTACCTCGCCGAGCACCGGCTGAAGAAACCGGCGGAGATCGACAAGATTGTCACGGAGAAGCTCGAGTTCCTCGGGCTCAAGGGCGTCAAGAATAAGATGCCCTCGGAACTCTCCGGAGGGATGAAAAAGCGCGTGGCCATCGCCCGCGCGCTGGTGATCGATCCCCAACTCATCCTCTACGATGAGCCCACCAGCGAGCTCGATCCGCTGATGACCATCACCATTGGGGAGGAGATCCTGGCTCTCCAAGAACGCATTCACGTGACCTCCCTAGTGGTTACCCACGACCGCGACCTCGCGTTCGGAGTGGCCGACCGCATGGCGATCATGTCCGAGGGCGAGATCCTGTTCGTCGGCACCCCTGCCGAAGTGCGCCGGAGCGATCATCCCTTTATCCGCAAATTCCTAACCGCTGACTTTAAGTTTCAACCAAAAGAAGACTGA
- a CDS encoding MCE family protein, whose translation MKNTLETRLGIFFAFALIAGVIILELIGAADFFKKGYHIHASFKNAQELRKGDAVKMAGVEVGKVDSIDLTNGFARVTMKITQPDAEIKTDSKAAIKFTGLMGQNFVSIEFGSPTNSLRAQEGFSLTTYEQADLSTLMVKLESVASGVEGLTKSFSTENISGLLGPLTDFMKNNNERLTAILSNFRTVSDNLATGKGTLGKLINDDSLFTTAMSAVGKLDSTIGDVKLLISDAQKSVSNLNSGQGTLGLLMKDEALYRETTTAMSNLKEIMEKINRGQGSVGKLVNDESFFKNIKLTLQKVEKATEGLEDQGPLSVLGIAVNKLF comes from the coding sequence ATGAAAAACACACTGGAAACCCGGCTGGGGATTTTCTTTGCGTTCGCGCTGATCGCGGGCGTGATCATTCTCGAACTCATCGGCGCCGCCGACTTTTTCAAAAAGGGCTACCATATCCATGCAAGCTTCAAGAACGCCCAGGAGCTTCGCAAAGGCGATGCGGTCAAGATGGCGGGCGTCGAGGTGGGCAAGGTGGATTCCATCGATCTGACCAACGGCTTTGCGCGCGTCACGATGAAAATCACCCAGCCAGACGCCGAGATCAAAACCGACAGCAAGGCGGCCATCAAGTTCACCGGCCTCATGGGACAGAATTTCGTGTCCATTGAGTTCGGCTCCCCGACCAACAGCCTGCGCGCCCAGGAAGGCTTTTCTCTCACCACTTACGAACAGGCCGACCTGAGCACTCTCATGGTTAAGCTGGAGAGCGTGGCGTCCGGAGTGGAGGGCCTTACCAAGAGCTTCAGCACCGAGAATATCAGCGGACTCCTGGGACCTCTCACCGACTTCATGAAGAACAACAACGAGCGTCTCACCGCGATCCTGTCCAACTTCCGAACCGTATCCGATAACCTCGCGACCGGCAAAGGAACCCTGGGCAAGCTCATCAATGACGACTCGCTGTTCACCACCGCCATGAGCGCGGTCGGAAAACTCGATTCGACGATCGGCGACGTCAAACTGCTGATCAGCGACGCCCAAAAATCGGTGTCGAATCTGAATAGCGGGCAGGGAACGCTGGGATTGCTCATGAAGGATGAGGCGCTGTATCGCGAAACCACCACCGCCATGAGCAACCTCAAGGAGATCATGGAAAAGATCAACCGGGGTCAAGGGTCGGTCGGCAAACTGGTGAACGACGAAAGCTTCTTTAAGAATATTAAGCTCACCTTGCAGAAAGTGGAAAAAGCCACCGAAGGCCTTGAAGATCAAGGGCCGCTGAGCGTCCTAGGCATTGCTGTCAACAAACTGTTCTAG
- a CDS encoding acetyl-CoA carboxylase carboxyltransferase subunit alpha — MKHQLDFEKPIFELQRKLEELKKHPETHSLGISFEEEIRQIEAKIVETRKQIYSNLTPWQRVQLARHPRRPYTMDYLKTVFSDFHELHGDRLYADDQAVVGGFARLGETKVMVIGTQKGRDTKENIRRNFGSAHPEGYRKALRLMRMADKFGLPIISLIDTAGAYPGIGAEERHIAEAIAVNLREMMLLQVPIIAVVIGEGGSGGALGIGVAERVLILENAYYSVISPEGCAAILWKDRAATAKAAAALRITAKDLLELGLVDGIIAEPLGGAHNDAAGTAETMKHHLTKILGELQALSIPDRLQQRYAKFRGFGKVLEKQPSAA, encoded by the coding sequence ATGAAACATCAGCTGGATTTCGAGAAGCCGATCTTCGAGCTCCAACGGAAGCTCGAGGAGCTGAAGAAGCATCCGGAGACCCATTCCTTGGGAATCAGCTTCGAAGAAGAGATCCGCCAAATCGAGGCCAAGATCGTCGAGACCCGGAAGCAGATCTACTCCAACCTGACCCCTTGGCAACGTGTGCAGCTGGCGCGACATCCGCGACGCCCGTACACCATGGACTACCTCAAGACGGTCTTTTCCGACTTTCATGAGCTTCATGGGGACCGGCTTTACGCAGACGACCAGGCCGTCGTCGGCGGGTTTGCCCGCTTGGGTGAGACCAAGGTCATGGTCATCGGCACGCAAAAAGGGCGGGACACCAAGGAAAACATCCGTAGAAACTTTGGCTCCGCGCATCCCGAGGGCTACCGCAAGGCGCTTCGGCTCATGCGAATGGCGGATAAATTTGGATTGCCCATCATCAGCCTGATCGACACCGCCGGGGCTTACCCGGGCATCGGCGCTGAGGAGCGTCACATCGCCGAAGCCATCGCGGTGAATCTCCGCGAAATGATGCTCCTTCAGGTACCGATCATCGCGGTCGTCATCGGCGAAGGCGGATCGGGAGGCGCGCTGGGAATCGGAGTCGCCGAGCGGGTGCTGATTCTCGAAAATGCCTACTACTCGGTGATCAGTCCGGAAGGCTGCGCGGCCATCCTCTGGAAGGATCGGGCGGCGACGGCCAAAGCTGCCGCCGCGCTCCGCATCACAGCCAAGGATCTCCTGGAACTCGGGCTGGTCGACGGCATCATCGCCGAGCCTCTGGGGGGCGCACACAACGACGCTGCGGGCACGGCAGAAACCATGAAGCATCACCTGACTAAAATCCTGGGTGAACTTCAGGCCCTGAGCATTCCCGATCGACTGCAACAGCGTTACGCCAAGTTCCGCGGCTTTGGCAAGGTCCTGGAGAAGCAACCCTCGGCCGCCTAA
- a CDS encoding class I mannose-6-phosphate isomerase yields MNDPERLPLYPLTFTPILMERVWGGRSLERLFGKALPEGKLIGESWEISDRPGSVSTIANGPLAGTDLHWLMAHRADDLLGPSRGTWTHFPLLVKILDAQEVLSLQVHPPAAQAAELGGEPKTEMWYVYEAKPGATLQAGLKRGVTRELFEKALQEGKAGDCVHTHTVQKGDAMFLPSGRVHAIGAGNVIFEVQQNSDTTYRVFDWNRTGLDGRPRELHIPQSLRSINFEDYEPLLIRPEEVGQGAFKFRYLVDDPLFRINTTQIRRGERFYLRTTGAQIIGLLEGRLTISAEGQSIELKPGQFALLPASLTRTCFNATTRCEYLQVQF; encoded by the coding sequence ATGAACGATCCTGAGCGGTTGCCGCTCTATCCCCTGACCTTCACACCAATCCTGATGGAACGCGTGTGGGGCGGACGCAGTCTGGAGCGCCTCTTTGGAAAAGCACTTCCCGAAGGCAAGCTCATTGGGGAATCGTGGGAAATCTCCGACCGCCCCGGAAGCGTGAGCACCATCGCCAATGGTCCGCTCGCCGGCACCGATCTCCATTGGCTCATGGCTCATCGGGCGGATGATCTGCTGGGTCCCAGCCGGGGAACCTGGACCCATTTCCCACTGCTGGTCAAAATTTTGGATGCCCAGGAGGTCCTGTCGCTTCAGGTGCATCCACCGGCGGCACAAGCCGCCGAACTCGGAGGCGAGCCCAAGACCGAGATGTGGTATGTGTATGAGGCGAAGCCGGGTGCGACGCTCCAGGCGGGACTCAAGCGCGGTGTCACCCGTGAGCTGTTCGAAAAGGCGCTGCAGGAAGGCAAAGCCGGGGACTGCGTGCACACCCACACGGTTCAAAAAGGAGACGCCATGTTTCTGCCCTCGGGCCGCGTGCATGCCATCGGGGCCGGAAATGTGATCTTCGAAGTGCAGCAGAACTCCGACACCACCTACCGCGTCTTCGATTGGAATCGCACCGGGCTGGATGGCAGACCCCGGGAACTCCACATTCCCCAGTCCTTGCGGAGCATCAACTTCGAGGACTACGAACCGCTGCTGATCCGTCCTGAAGAAGTGGGCCAAGGCGCGTTCAAATTCCGCTATCTGGTCGATGATCCGCTGTTTCGAATCAACACCACACAGATCCGCCGCGGCGAGCGCTTTTATCTGCGCACCACCGGAGCCCAGATCATCGGCCTGCTCGAAGGTCGCCTCACCATCAGCGCAGAAGGCCAGAGCATCGAACTCAAACCAGGCCAGTTCGCACTGCTGCCCGCCTCCCTCACTCGCACCTGCTTCAACGCCACCACCCGTTGCGAGTATCTCCAGGTCCAGTTCTAG
- a CDS encoding SGNH/GDSL hydrolase family protein — MKPFICLLVGVLLSGSLAVRAKSFPEVELLPDGQLRLSWELDQLQSYQLEAAAQPSGPYAPLSGRLAGGSGSILVDLEPNTRSRFFRLAPLDSDASSYVARAGVADPLAISSLSRWVKGLKVLGLFEHTVYMAPLQQALNSGSGSLVHALKGPWGQIQGNHLGIPRWTTNGIQFNADGSIAFPNPFAPGFLSEFSLLAVFDSDQTSTRLIVGSESRLQGPSLLAGGSVSQGPNAKELFFDYSTNGVTPPSNYGHGGRRTFVRGNTGDPQMALATFSPEEVTCQANMDLRFKDQGVFPPVWNGHPTWRIGARLDDFFPFVGTISFVGIFDVPISDQLYDQVRRLYRTTLGVGLGLPAINVMIEGDSLSEESLIPTWGEALFEQPHWKGRFNKRNVSRGGDGIPEMLNQYEQQVLPFANQPGKNYLFIWGGAREIKERSGELAFADLRRYWKMARDAGYTIVAFTILPNGEPTPQVPPRRQRLNELIRAATADYDVLIDIASHPQLQDPFDLNYYLEDRVHLRWEANVLIAETINRLIPNP, encoded by the coding sequence ATGAAGCCATTCATCTGCCTGCTCGTGGGGGTTCTGCTCAGTGGATCGCTGGCCGTCCGGGCGAAATCCTTTCCGGAAGTGGAATTGCTGCCGGATGGCCAGCTGAGGTTGAGTTGGGAGCTGGATCAGCTGCAGTCCTATCAGCTCGAAGCGGCCGCTCAGCCGTCCGGGCCGTATGCTCCCCTTTCGGGTCGCTTGGCTGGAGGCTCCGGCTCCATTCTGGTGGACCTTGAGCCCAACACTCGGAGCCGATTCTTTCGACTTGCTCCGTTGGATTCGGATGCCTCGAGCTACGTCGCACGGGCAGGAGTTGCTGACCCGTTGGCCATCAGTTCTTTGAGCCGTTGGGTGAAGGGATTGAAAGTCTTGGGTCTGTTTGAGCACACGGTCTACATGGCTCCACTTCAACAGGCTTTGAATTCGGGCTCCGGGTCCCTGGTGCACGCCTTGAAAGGACCGTGGGGGCAGATCCAGGGGAATCATTTAGGCATCCCTCGATGGACGACGAACGGGATTCAGTTCAACGCCGATGGCTCCATCGCCTTTCCTAATCCGTTCGCCCCCGGTTTTCTTTCGGAGTTCAGTCTGCTGGCGGTCTTTGACTCCGATCAGACTTCCACTCGGCTGATCGTTGGGAGTGAGTCTAGGTTGCAGGGACCTTCGCTGCTGGCGGGAGGCAGCGTCTCGCAAGGGCCCAACGCCAAGGAACTTTTCTTTGATTATTCCACCAATGGCGTGACGCCACCCTCCAACTACGGCCATGGAGGACGGCGAACGTTCGTCCGAGGCAATACCGGAGACCCTCAGATGGCGCTCGCAACCTTCAGTCCCGAGGAAGTGACCTGCCAGGCCAACATGGATCTGCGATTCAAGGATCAAGGGGTCTTTCCGCCGGTTTGGAACGGGCATCCCACCTGGCGCATCGGGGCACGTCTGGACGACTTCTTCCCGTTTGTTGGGACGATCAGTTTTGTGGGGATCTTTGATGTGCCGATTTCCGATCAGCTTTATGATCAGGTGCGACGCTTGTACCGCACGACCTTGGGAGTGGGCCTAGGACTGCCAGCCATCAACGTCATGATCGAAGGCGACAGTCTGAGCGAGGAGTCCCTCATCCCGACCTGGGGAGAAGCACTCTTTGAGCAGCCTCACTGGAAGGGTAGGTTCAACAAGCGCAATGTATCGCGGGGGGGGGACGGTATTCCTGAGATGTTGAACCAATATGAGCAGCAGGTCCTTCCCTTTGCTAATCAGCCCGGCAAGAACTATTTGTTCATCTGGGGAGGCGCGCGTGAGATCAAGGAACGATCAGGAGAGCTGGCGTTCGCGGATCTCCGGCGGTATTGGAAAATGGCCCGCGATGCGGGTTACACCATCGTCGCCTTCACCATCCTGCCCAATGGGGAGCCCACGCCACAGGTGCCCCCGCGACGGCAACGGTTGAACGAACTGATTCGAGCCGCAACGGCTGACTACGACGTCCTGATCGACATTGCGAGCCACCCGCAGCTCCAAGATCCCTTTGATCTGAATTACTATCTAGAAGACCGGGTTCATCTCCGCTGGGAGGCGAACGTGCTCATCGCTGAAACAATCAATCGGCTGATTCCCAATCCCTAA
- a CDS encoding rhomboid family protein, which translates to MAVSALIHQRCYHHGLREAVARCPECRRFFCRECITEHDQRMVCAECLAKARPVRRSSFSAWSGIGSSIAWIMGLCVGFLFFYGVGRFLLTVPPAYHDGTIWRRAWSELQAP; encoded by the coding sequence ATGGCTGTTTCCGCCCTCATCCACCAGCGGTGTTACCATCATGGTCTCCGGGAGGCGGTGGCGCGTTGTCCGGAGTGTCGACGATTTTTCTGTCGGGAATGCATCACGGAGCATGACCAGCGGATGGTGTGCGCTGAGTGCTTGGCCAAAGCCCGGCCGGTGAGGAGGTCCTCCTTCTCCGCCTGGTCGGGAATTGGTTCATCCATCGCCTGGATCATGGGGCTTTGTGTAGGCTTCTTGTTCTTTTATGGCGTGGGTCGTTTCCTTCTGACCGTTCCCCCTGCCTATCATGATGGCACGATCTGGCGCAGGGCCTGGAGTGAGTTACAGGCTCCCTAA
- a CDS encoding DUF4339 domain-containing protein — MNWYYAKDGQQQGPVDDAELARLVGAKTILPTTLVWREGLAEWQAYQQVWVAGMPDWRPVGPGVPVSPPPPEIPPVASADGRVACSECRQPFPPDQLVALGGRSVCALCKPVVLQRMQEGVASSVAASGSMPMDPDQLVRSSGARVERLDVMACLTRSWGFLKAEPLLAIGSVAIVTFLMMAGGAIPILSFCIGLLVNTPLMGGVWSLFLKALRGETVSFEEVFSGFTKRWLPLVLLGLVQIVVAAVAVGPFAGFLFFLFQSNGGVAPAGVQLVMVVALSLILVVLSIYLNLAMFFAVPLMMDRGYGVLDSLNVSRRIVNQNIPVLLLMGLLSMVLLLGGVLAICLGLVVAIPVALGMWAAAYEELCGSRVPPV, encoded by the coding sequence ATGAACTGGTACTACGCAAAGGACGGACAGCAGCAGGGGCCGGTGGACGATGCGGAATTGGCTCGGCTGGTAGGGGCTAAGACCATTCTGCCGACCACTTTGGTGTGGCGCGAAGGACTTGCCGAATGGCAAGCGTATCAGCAGGTCTGGGTGGCGGGTATGCCGGATTGGCGACCTGTGGGGCCGGGAGTTCCGGTTTCTCCACCCCCTCCCGAGATTCCCCCGGTTGCCTCGGCCGATGGCCGGGTCGCGTGTTCGGAATGTCGCCAGCCTTTCCCGCCGGATCAGCTGGTTGCCTTGGGAGGGCGTTCGGTCTGCGCCTTGTGCAAACCGGTTGTCCTTCAGCGGATGCAGGAGGGGGTTGCTTCTTCGGTCGCTGCGTCCGGCTCAATGCCAATGGACCCCGACCAGCTGGTGCGGAGTTCCGGGGCCCGGGTGGAGCGGTTGGACGTGATGGCGTGCTTGACTCGGAGTTGGGGGTTTCTCAAGGCGGAGCCACTGCTGGCTATCGGATCTGTTGCCATCGTCACGTTCCTCATGATGGCTGGGGGTGCCATCCCCATTCTCTCGTTCTGCATTGGTCTCTTGGTAAATACTCCGCTGATGGGAGGAGTTTGGAGCTTGTTCTTGAAAGCCCTTCGTGGGGAGACGGTGTCGTTTGAAGAGGTGTTTTCGGGATTCACCAAGCGATGGCTTCCCTTAGTCCTGTTGGGGCTGGTGCAGATCGTTGTGGCCGCCGTGGCAGTTGGACCCTTCGCCGGGTTTCTGTTTTTCCTCTTCCAGTCGAATGGGGGGGTGGCTCCGGCGGGCGTGCAGCTCGTCATGGTGGTTGCCCTCTCCCTGATTCTGGTGGTGCTCAGCATCTATCTCAACCTGGCCATGTTTTTCGCCGTCCCGCTCATGATGGATCGTGGATACGGGGTTTTGGACTCCCTCAACGTGAGTCGTCGCATCGTGAATCAGAATATCCCGGTCCTCCTGTTGATGGGGCTGCTGAGCATGGTACTGCTCCTCGGCGGGGTGTTGGCAATATGCCTGGGCTTGGTGGTTGCGATTCCGGTGGCGCTGGGAATGTGGGCCGCCGCCTACGAGGAACTGTGCGGCAGCCGGGTTCCGCCCGTGTAG
- a CDS encoding TlpA family protein disulfide reductase, which yields MNCIGSSRTFLGIVQSSLCLAWIMSLLLGGLNAAETPAGVSKEAEALWQQIESLKRTNATPPTAIIRTNREAYTQWRLERASNSVALADLQQRFYSTFPGDSRATSAKRGELDSLRNARSAGLSNAVSRLEKAEQGFLMDTNSTMDERFRIRRGMLDRKLAQIGTANRKDYAAAVREGTKELMKEFPTKQEQLQQGLLRAVEQVGSVDGLSIAREVLNSSTGRVKQASEALVTRLDRLGKPLELTLTNISGGTFSTTALKGKVILIDFGATWSGAWKRELPGLKKAYEEFHDQGLEIFGISLDNDPKKIEDFAKAEKLPWGFFCDGKAYRSEVILKLNAGNIPSRWLIDRKGTVRELNARGDLARLVAELIAEKP from the coding sequence ATGAACTGTATTGGCAGCTCTCGCACTTTTCTCGGCATTGTTCAAAGCAGTCTCTGCTTGGCCTGGATCATGAGCCTGCTCCTCGGCGGTCTCAACGCGGCGGAAACCCCGGCAGGAGTCTCCAAGGAAGCAGAGGCTCTGTGGCAGCAGATTGAATCGCTCAAGCGAACCAACGCCACTCCGCCCACGGCCATCATCCGCACCAACCGCGAAGCCTATACGCAATGGAGGCTCGAGCGCGCCAGCAACTCCGTGGCCTTGGCTGATCTCCAGCAACGCTTCTACAGCACATTCCCAGGCGACTCGAGGGCCACCAGCGCGAAGCGCGGGGAACTCGACTCCCTGCGCAATGCCAGGTCGGCCGGCCTCTCCAACGCCGTGTCCCGACTCGAGAAGGCCGAACAAGGTTTCCTCATGGATACCAACTCTACGATGGATGAGCGCTTCCGCATCCGACGAGGCATGCTGGATCGCAAATTAGCCCAGATCGGAACCGCAAACCGCAAGGACTATGCGGCGGCGGTTCGCGAGGGGACTAAGGAACTCATGAAGGAATTCCCCACCAAGCAGGAGCAACTCCAACAGGGTTTGCTGCGCGCCGTGGAGCAGGTCGGAAGCGTCGATGGCCTGTCCATCGCGCGCGAGGTGCTCAACTCCAGCACCGGCCGGGTCAAGCAAGCCAGCGAAGCCTTGGTCACCCGCCTTGACCGTCTGGGCAAACCTTTGGAACTTACTCTCACCAACATTTCCGGCGGCACATTCTCCACCACCGCCCTGAAGGGCAAAGTGATCCTCATCGATTTCGGAGCCACTTGGTCAGGGGCCTGGAAACGCGAGCTGCCCGGCTTGAAGAAGGCCTACGAGGAGTTCCATGACCAAGGACTCGAGATCTTCGGCATCAGCCTGGACAATGACCCCAAGAAAATTGAGGACTTCGCCAAGGCCGAAAAACTCCCCTGGGGCTTTTTCTGCGACGGCAAGGCCTATCGCAGCGAGGTGATCCTGAAGCTGAATGCCGGCAACATCCCCAGCCGCTGGCTGATCGATCGCAAAGGCACTGTTCGCGAGCTGAATGCCCGAGGCGATCTGGCCCGACTCGTGGCAGAGCTGATCGCCGAAAAACCCTAG
- a CDS encoding aldehyde dehydrogenase family protein, translated as MKLGNLFIGGEWQAPDAGGSRDVSNPANNRVLEAVAEASAEDVDRAVRIARKAFDEGPWPRMRAQERAALLFKLADAMEGQAEELARLETLNNGKPLRESRCDVADAVACFRYYAGLVTKPLGQTYEVPDPNITSMVVREPIGVCAQIIPWNYPLLMAAWKLAPGLAAGNCCILKAAEATPLTAMALFEIIAGVGFPPGSVQLLLGAGPIVGEALAAHPEVDKIAFTGGTATGRKILTSAAGNLKKVSLELGGKSPNIIFADADIDVALEYALFGIFAGQGEVCSAGSRLLVQRSLADRFLPTLAEASCRIVVGDGMDPDTEMGPLITRAHLDRVMGYVELGKREGAEVLCGGQRLTEGSFATGNFMAPTIFVRTRPSMRLVQEEIFGPVLVVQLFEDEAEAVSLANGTPFGLAGGVFTRDVAKGLRVLQKLRAGVTWLNTYHPTFNEAPWGGYKQSGHGRELGTFGLDAYLETKQININLNPQRLGWYRNI; from the coding sequence ATGAAACTAGGGAATCTGTTCATCGGAGGAGAGTGGCAGGCGCCGGATGCGGGGGGGAGCCGGGATGTTTCCAATCCCGCGAACAACCGGGTGCTGGAAGCGGTTGCGGAGGCGTCGGCAGAGGACGTGGATCGGGCTGTTCGCATCGCACGGAAGGCGTTCGACGAGGGGCCCTGGCCGCGTATGCGAGCCCAGGAGCGCGCGGCGCTCCTGTTCAAGCTGGCCGACGCCATGGAAGGGCAGGCCGAGGAGTTGGCGCGGCTGGAAACCCTGAACAACGGCAAACCGCTCCGCGAGTCCCGCTGCGATGTGGCGGATGCGGTGGCCTGCTTTCGCTACTACGCCGGCTTGGTTACGAAGCCACTCGGACAGACGTATGAAGTTCCCGATCCTAATATCACCTCCATGGTGGTGCGGGAGCCGATTGGGGTGTGTGCTCAAATCATCCCGTGGAATTACCCCTTGCTGATGGCGGCTTGGAAGCTCGCGCCCGGCTTGGCGGCGGGGAACTGCTGCATTCTAAAGGCGGCCGAGGCAACTCCCCTCACGGCGATGGCTTTGTTTGAGATCATCGCGGGTGTGGGATTTCCGCCCGGATCGGTTCAGCTGCTGCTGGGGGCGGGACCCATCGTGGGCGAAGCCCTGGCTGCGCATCCGGAAGTGGACAAGATCGCGTTCACCGGAGGCACGGCGACGGGACGCAAGATCCTGACTTCCGCCGCAGGAAACCTGAAGAAGGTGAGTTTGGAACTGGGTGGCAAGAGCCCCAACATCATCTTCGCCGATGCCGATATCGATGTTGCGCTCGAGTATGCCTTGTTCGGGATTTTTGCGGGTCAGGGCGAGGTTTGTAGCGCCGGTTCGCGGTTGCTGGTGCAGCGATCCCTGGCGGATCGATTTCTACCGACCCTCGCCGAGGCAAGCTGTCGCATCGTGGTGGGAGATGGAATGGATCCCGATACGGAGATGGGACCGTTGATCACGCGCGCGCATTTGGACCGCGTGATGGGTTATGTTGAGTTGGGAAAACGGGAGGGCGCCGAGGTGCTGTGCGGCGGGCAGCGGCTCACGGAGGGGAGCTTTGCCACCGGAAACTTTATGGCACCCACGATCTTTGTGCGCACCCGACCCTCGATGCGTCTCGTTCAGGAGGAGATCTTTGGTCCGGTCCTGGTGGTGCAGCTGTTCGAGGATGAGGCGGAGGCGGTGAGTTTGGCCAATGGCACTCCTTTTGGGCTGGCAGGCGGAGTGTTCACCCGCGATGTGGCCAAGGGGTTAAGAGTGTTGCAGAAGCTCCGGGCGGGGGTCACCTGGCTCAATACCTATCATCCTACGTTCAACGAGGCTCCCTGGGGTGGTTACAAGCAGTCTGGCCATGGCCGCGAGCTGGGCACCTTCGGCCTCGATGCCTATTTGGAAACCAAGCAGATCAACATTAACCTGAACCCGCAACGGCTCGGCTGGTATCGGAATATCTAG